In Pelosinus sp. UFO1, one genomic interval encodes:
- a CDS encoding ABC transporter permease: protein MKKLVNKFRHILGRGSGIFLVLLLWEAAPRLGWVDQTFLSPPSIVAKSFYDLLISGKLWIHFLSSIQRSLLGLTLAIVVGTSFGIFLGWFKQLEYFADPIFQSFRQMSAFALFPVFILFFGIGEVSKVIIIFWASLWPVLLNTINGVKNVDKLLINSAKSLGASQSFIFLKVVLPAATPGIITGIRLGGSYSVLALVAAEMIGAESGLGFLVLYSQETFKIPDMFAAIIALAFVGLTFNYSLSFIEGRLTKWKGRSTENF, encoded by the coding sequence ATGAAAAAGTTGGTTAATAAATTTCGACATATTTTAGGAAGAGGAAGTGGGATTTTTTTAGTGCTTCTTCTTTGGGAAGCTGCACCTCGTTTAGGGTGGGTTGATCAGACGTTTCTAAGCCCTCCGTCTATAGTTGCAAAATCTTTTTATGATCTTCTTATCTCGGGGAAACTCTGGATACATTTCTTAAGCAGTATCCAAAGATCATTACTGGGTCTAACTCTTGCAATTGTAGTTGGCACTAGTTTCGGTATCTTTCTTGGCTGGTTTAAACAGTTAGAGTATTTTGCAGACCCCATTTTTCAAAGTTTTCGTCAAATGTCTGCATTTGCCTTATTTCCCGTATTTATTTTGTTTTTTGGTATTGGTGAAGTTTCTAAAGTAATCATTATTTTTTGGGCTTCCTTATGGCCAGTGTTGCTTAATACAATTAACGGAGTTAAAAATGTTGATAAACTTTTAATTAACTCTGCCAAATCACTAGGAGCTTCCCAAAGTTTTATCTTTCTGAAAGTAGTCTTGCCAGCAGCAACTCCAGGTATTATTACAGGTATCCGTCTTGGAGGGTCTTATTCAGTACTTGCTCTTGTGGCTGCGGAAATGATTGGTGCTGAATCTGGACTTGGATTTTTGGTTCTGTATTCCCAAGAAACATTTAAGATACCAGATATGTTTGCTGCCATTATAGCCCTTGCTTTTGTAGGGCTGACATTTAACTATTCTCTATCTTTTATTGAAGGTAGGCTTACAAAATGGAAAGGTCGTTCAACCGAAAATTTTTAA
- a CDS encoding ABC transporter ATP-binding protein translates to MTKITAQNVTKVFNIENEEGKVDQLFVLNDFQLEVKKGEFLAILGPSGCGKSTFLNILGGLDKQTSGDIYVDDQPVVGSGNNLGYVFQAYALFPWRTVLENIEIGLEIRGVGKSERKKIAKEYITLVGLDQFSNRYPHELSGGMKQRVAIARALAYQPEVLLMDEPFAALDAQTRELLQLELLRIWENNNKTVLFVTHSIDEAIFLADRVAVMTARPGKIKEIIEIPLPRPRTGEIRNSNAFAKIRHQAWELLKDEVLLAQDPSIRTITASLLEGETEDKKRGQKYEKVG, encoded by the coding sequence TGAATGATTTTCAACTGGAAGTGAAAAAAGGGGAGTTCCTTGCGATCTTAGGGCCAAGTGGTTGTGGAAAATCAACATTTCTTAACATTCTTGGAGGCTTAGATAAACAAACCAGTGGGGACATTTATGTTGATGATCAGCCTGTAGTTGGTTCAGGCAATAATTTAGGTTATGTATTTCAAGCCTATGCCTTATTTCCGTGGCGGACAGTACTAGAAAATATAGAGATAGGTCTAGAAATCCGCGGCGTTGGCAAAAGTGAAAGAAAAAAAATAGCCAAAGAATATATAACTCTTGTTGGATTAGATCAATTCAGCAACCGTTATCCTCATGAATTATCGGGAGGAATGAAACAACGGGTTGCTATTGCCAGGGCGCTAGCTTATCAACCTGAAGTGCTATTGATGGATGAACCTTTTGCGGCACTTGATGCGCAGACGAGAGAGTTATTGCAATTGGAACTACTTAGAATTTGGGAAAATAATAATAAGACGGTTCTTTTTGTGACACATAGTATTGATGAAGCCATTTTCCTTGCCGATCGTGTTGCAGTAATGACCGCAAGGCCTGGTAAAATAAAAGAAATTATTGAAATTCCTTTGCCTCGGCCTCGTACTGGCGAAATACGAAATTCCAATGCATTTGCGAAAATACGGCATCAGGCTTGGGAATTACTTAAAGATGAAGTTTTATTAGCTCAGGATCCAAGTATCCGTACGATAACTGCATCTTTATTGGAAGGAGAAACTGAGGACAAAAAGAGAGGACAAAAATATGAAAAAGTTGGTTAA